The Alosa sapidissima isolate fAloSap1 chromosome 16, fAloSap1.pri, whole genome shotgun sequence genome has a segment encoding these proteins:
- the LOC121685904 gene encoding p53 apoptosis effector related to PMP-22: protein MFRCGIAYPRCRWILPLLLLFAIIFDIIAIAASSGWVEDEDAKSHYANMWTHWRGRNDNWTAKSLMEYSWAQAVAALMIIGLIFLIIAFIISCIALCCTLNLGLAPLIGGLVFLTVVLQIIALIIYPVKFNEDLIFEGHYNYTWAYGFGWGATILAIGCGILFCCLPRYEDELTGLSKTKYIYTSA, encoded by the exons ATGTTTCGTTGCGGGATCGCGTATCCACGATGCAGGTGGATCTTGCCTCTTCTTTTGCTTTTTgctatcatttttgacattattGCAATCGCAGCTTCGTCCGGATGGGTCGAAGACGAGGACGCAAAGTCTCATTACGCAAATATGTGGACACATTGGCGAGGCAGGAATGACAATTGGACCGCCAAGTCGTTGATGGAATACT CTTGGGCCCAGGCAGTGGCGGCCCTGATGATCATCGGTctcatcttcctcatcatcGCCTTCATCATCTCCTGTATCGCCCTCTGCTGCACGCTCAACTTGGGCCTTGCGCCTCTCATCGGTGGCCTCGTCTTCCTCACGG TCGTCCTGCAGATCATCGCCCTCATCATCTACCCCGTCAAGTTTAACGAGGATCTCATCTTCGAGGGccactacaactacacctggGCGTACGGCTTTGGCTGGGGCGCCACCATCCTTGCCATCGGCTGTGGCATCCTCTTCTGTTGCCTGCCCCGCTATGAGGACGAGCTGACTGGCCTGTCCAAGACCAAATACATCTACACCTCCGCCTAA